Proteins from one Malania oleifera isolate guangnan ecotype guangnan chromosome 4, ASM2987363v1, whole genome shotgun sequence genomic window:
- the LOC131154416 gene encoding uncharacterized protein LOC131154416 yields the protein MALRRFFGFSDGELMRSDAKPCSRLMRQTAGICTVGGGLAFWILCRLHYGPRITIPRSLRWVACGAVTVSSTSALLVRLFSPECEPQNIEAYDNKK from the exons ATGGCGTTGAGGCGTTTCTTTGGGTTTTCTGATGGGGAGCTGATGAGGTCAGATGCCAAGCCATGCTCTAGATTAATGAGACAAACCGCCGGGATTTGTACTGTTGGAGGAGGATTGGCATTTTGGATTCTTTGTCGATTGCACTACG GTCCCAGAATTACAATTCCAAGGAGTTTGCGTTGGGTTGCCTGTGGAGCAGTGACTGTGAGCTCTACCTCTGCTTTACTTGTTCGACTTTTTAGTCCTGAATGCGAACCCCAGAATATTGAAGCTTATGACAATAAAAAATAA